CGGCAAACAGCGGCGTTGCGGTGAGTATCGCCAATACGTCAGTGGGCATGGTGCCCCATGAGCCTTTTCAGCAGCCAGAGCGTGGTGATCACACTGAGCAGCGTGCCGAGTAGCAGCGCTGCGAAAATGGCAAGCCACTGGCCTGCCAGTTCATCGAGAATAAAGAAGACGCCCACAACGCCGGGCATGATGAGCATGGCGAGCAGCCCAATCAGCGGCTGGGCGGCGGCAGCGATGCTGGATGGCACGCGGCCAATGACGGCCAGGGTGGCGCACATCAGCAGCATGCCGACCACGCCTGAAGAAATGGGCAAGCCGGAGAAGTAGATGATCACTTCTCCTAGCAGCCAGTAGCCAATCAGCCATAACAGGCCGTTCAACGCTGGCATGACCTACCTACCCTCGCCTGCTCATCCCAGCAGCTCATGGGCCTGTTTGACGACGTTCTCAACGGTAAAGCCGAAATGCTTGAACAAGTCGCCTGCGGGCGCGGATTCGCCGTACGTGGTCATGCCGATCACGCGGCCATCAAGGCCCACGTACTTGTACCAATAGTCCGCATGCCCGGCTTCGATTGCGATACGCTTGGTGACCGCCTTGGGCAGTACGCTTTCACGGTACTCGGCATCCTGGCCGTTAAAACGGTAAGCCGAGGGCATGGACACAACGCGCACAGCCTTGCCCTGCTGCTCAAGCTCGGCGGCTGCGTCCATCGCCAACGATACTTCTGAACCAGTGGCAATCAGAATCAGCTCAGGTGTGCTTTCACTGTCTTTAAGGACATAGGCCCCGTTTTGAATCGACGCCAGCTGTGCCTTGGTGCGCTGCTGGTGGGGCAGGCCCTGACGCGAGAGAACCAGCGCGGTGGGGCCGGAATGGCGTTTGAGGGCAGCGTCCCAGGCGGCCACGGTTTCTACCGCATCGCAGGGGCGCCACGTATTCAGATTCGGCGTGGTGCGCAGGCTGGTCAACTGCTCGATCGGTTGGTGGGTCGGGCCATCTTCGCCAAGGCCGATGGAGTCATGGGTGAAGACGTAAATCGCCTGTTGCCCCATTAACGACGCCATGCGCACTGAATTACGCATGTACTCCATGAAGAT
This window of the Halomonas sp. SH5A2 genome carries:
- a CDS encoding CidA/LrgA family protein, whose product is MPALNGLLWLIGYWLLGEVIIYFSGLPISSGVVGMLLMCATLAVIGRVPSSIAAAAQPLIGLLAMLIMPGVVGVFFILDELAGQWLAIFAALLLGTLLSVITTLWLLKRLMGHHAH